A section of the Triticum dicoccoides isolate Atlit2015 ecotype Zavitan chromosome 7A, WEW_v2.0, whole genome shotgun sequence genome encodes:
- the LOC119328877 gene encoding DNA topoisomerase 1 beta-like, whose amino-acid sequence MSVFNPSVHDNDYDDDDTPISFKRSSSSRPPPSKQEGSSANITYVGSPKAAASNQQRNGINGASRSPLPPKPQSTSSNPRPSGSVQPNSSLERSQKSNTVDKSKMKRPQVKGDKSDDSDDDKPLALRKKPDTKLKKVVTGGENAYGSGDDRKPLGMNINSAKVASNNSTNKTFLLKTAPPKTLQPDDDSDDDHKPLVQRFNPAKGASNNSTSKPVLLKPAPKIVQSDDDSEDEKPLASRLPTNAAPKSRGSTSDSEDEKPLSARFSRGTAGTSASISNSKDKLPSNNKGPTNNSSAPRNSVKRPGDNNNQTSSALKKTKSSDASASGSVKRESKDDDSNSVPVERKLTPGESSKSKPPVKNIVKKSPLSVKKDNKKFKTKTKKTMKSSQFSKSLRVPPGSGGGKKWSTLEHNGVIFPPPYNPHGVKMLYNGQPVELTPEEEEVATMFAVMKDTEYATKKTFIDNFFGDWKKILGKNHIIKKFELCDFTPIYEWHLREKEKKKQMTSEEKKALREEKLKQEEKYMWAVVDGVREKVGNFRVEPPGLFRGRGEHPKMGKLKRRIRPSDITINIGKGTPVPECPIEGQSWKEVKHDNTVTWLAFWNDPISQKDFKYVFLAASSSLKGQSDKEKYEKSRKLKDHIHNIRVNYTKDFNSKDVSKKQIAVATYLIDKLALRAGNEKDDDEADTVGCCTLKVDNVTCVPPNKLQFDFLGKDSIRYFNTVEVELPVYNAIEEFRTGKKDGDAVFDQLDTTKLNHHLKDLMPGLSAKVFRTYNASITLDAILHEETEDGTLLEKIAVYQRANKEVAIICNHQRAVSKSHDTQMTKLNEKIDELKAQVDELNKDLGKVKRGKPLGNGADGKPKRTLAPEAIEKKISQIETKIEKMEMDKKTKEDLKTVALGTSKINYLDPRITVAWCKTHEVPIEKIFSKTILAKFGWAMDVEPDFRF is encoded by the exons ATGTCTGTTTTCAATCCTTCAGTCCATGACAATGACTATGACGATGACGATACCCCGATATCCTTCAAGAGGTCGTCAAGCAGCAGGCCGCCCCCCTCGAAGCAGGAAGGCTCATCGGCAAATATCACCTATGTTGGGAGCCCTAAGGCCGCAGCCTCGAATCAGCAGAGGAATGGGATTAATGGCGCTTCCAGGTCACCGCTGCCACCGAAGCCACAGTCGACCAGCTCAAACCCTCGACCTTCAGGGTCTGTTCAGCCTAACAGTTCTCTAGAACGGAGTCAAAAGAGTAACACAGTGGATAAGAGTAAAATGAAAAGACCTCAGGTCAAAGGTGACAAGTCAGATGATTCAGATGATGACAAGCCACTTGCTTTGAGGAAAAAGCCTGACACGAAATTAAAGAAAGTTGTCACAGGAGGTGAGAATGCATATGGTTCAGGAGATGATCGTAAGCCACTTGGTATGAATATCAACTCAGCAAAAGTGGCTTCTAATAATAGCACAAATAAGACCTTTTTGTTGAAGACTGCACCACCTAAGACTCTGCAACCTGATGATGATTCAGATGATGATCATAAGCCACTTGTTCAGAGGTTCAACCCAGCAAAAGGGGCTTCTAATAATAGCACAAGTAAGCCCGTTTTATTGAAGCCTGCACCTAAGATTGTGCAATCTGATGATGATTCAGAGGATGAGAAACCACTTGCCAGCAGGTTACCCACTAATGCTGCTCCAAAAAGTAGAGGTAGTACCTCTGATTCAGAGGATGAGAAGCCACTGTCTGCCCGATTTTCAAGAGGTACTGCAGGTACATCTGCGAGTATCTCAAATTCCAAGGACAAGCTCCCGTCTAACAACAAGGGGCCAACCAATAATTCGAGTGCTCCCCGGAATTCAGTTAAAAGGCCAGGTGATAACAATAATCAAACAAGTTCAGCTCTTAAGAAGACCAAATCTTCTGATGCTTCTGCCTCAGGAAGTGTCAAAAGAGAATCCAAGGATGATGACAGTAACAGTGTACCCGTCGAAAGAAAACTGACACCGGGGGAGTCTTCAAAAAGCAAGCCACCTGTAAAGAATATTGTAAAGAAGAGTCCTTTATCCGTTAAGAAGGATAATAAGAaattcaaaacaaaaacaaagaaaacaatGAAAAGTTcccagttctcaaaatcactgaggGTGCCACCAGGATCTGGCGGTGGAAAGAAATGGTCTACTTTGGAGCACAATGGTGTTATTTTCCCCCCTCCATACAATCCCCATGGCGTCAAAATGCTTTACAATGGGCAACCTGTTGAGCTGACTCCAGAAGAGGAGGAG GTTGCAACCATGTTTGCTGTGATGAAAGACACGGAGTACGCAACAAAGAAAACATTTATCGACAACTTTTTTGGTGACTGGAAAAAAATTCTTGGTAAAAACCATATCATCAAGAAATTTGAGCTTTGTGACTTCACCCCTATTTATGAATGGCACCTCagagagaaggagaagaagaaacagATGACATCGGAG GAGAAGAAAGCATTGCGGGAAGAGAAATTGAAACAAGAGGAGAAGTATATGTGGGCTGTTGTTGATGGTGTTAGAGAGAAG GTTGGCAATTTCAGAGTAGAACCACCAGGCTTGTTCAGGGGACGAGGAGAGCATCCTAAG ATGGGAAAACTGAAGAGACGTATTCGTCCAAGTGATATTACAATAAACATTGGAAAAGGCACTCCAGTCCCAGAGTGTCCAATAGAGGGACAAAG CTGGAAAGAAGTCAAACATGACAATACTGTTACATGGTTGGCCTTTTGGAATGACCCGATTAGCCAAAAAGATTTCAAGTATGTTTTCTTGGCAGCAAGCAGCTCACTAAAGGGACAGAGTGACAAGGAGAAATATGAGAAGTCCCGAAAATTGAAG GATCACATACACAACATTCGTGTAAATTACACAAAGGATTTCAATAGCAAAGATGTCTCCAAGAAGCAAATTGCAGTGGCAACATACCTCATAGATAAACTAGCCCTTAGGGCTGGTAATGAGAAG gatgatgatgaggctgatactGTTGGTTGTTGTACGCTGAAGGTTGATAATGTTACCTGTGTGCCTCCAAATAAGCTTCAG TTTGACTTCCTTGGTAAAGATTCTATAAGATATTTCAACACTGTAGAGGTTGAATTACCTGTATACAATGCGATTGAGGAATTCCGTACTG GCAAAAAGGATGGAGATGCTGTCTTTGACCAGCTTGATACAACGAAACTGAATCATCACCTGAAGGACTTGATGCCTGGCCTTTCTGCGAAAGTGTTCCGTACATATAATGCTTCGATTACCTTGGATGCTATC TTGCACGAAGAAACAGAAGATGGAACCCTTCTTGAAAAGATTGCTGTCTATCAACGAGCAAACAAAGAG GTTGCTATAATTTGTAACCATCAGCGTGCTGTGTCAAAGTCACACGATACCCAGATGACTAAGCTGAATGAAAAGATTGATGAATTAAAG GCCCAGGTGGATGAGCTGAACAAAGATTTGGGCAAAGTGAAGAGAGGAAAACCTCTAGGCAACGGTGCAGATGGGAAGCCAAAGAGAACTTTGGCACCTGAAGC GATTGAGAAGAAGATCTCTCAGATAGAAACCAAGATAGAGAAAATGGAGATGGATAAGAAGACGAAAGAGGATTTGAAGACGGTAGCATTAGGGACATCAAAGATCAACTACCTTGACCCTAGAATTACGGTAGCATGGTGCAAAACCCATGAAGTCCCTATTGAGAAG ATTTTCAGCAAGACGATTCTTGCAAAGTTTGGATGGGCAATGGACGTCGAGCCGGATTTCAGATTCTAA